The genomic interval ATCCCTCGGTTTCGCGGGCCTGGGCGTCATGGGCGAAGCCATGGCGCGGAACCTCCTTCGGATGCATCCGGACCTCGTCGTCTGGAACCGCTCGGCGGACAAGGCCGAAGCCTTGCGCGCCGCGGGCGCCCAGGTGGCGGCGAGCCCCGCCGATTTCTTCCGCCGCACGCGCATCGCGATCCTGATGCTGGCGGACGGTGCGGCGATCGACGCGGTCCTCGCCCGCGCCACGCCGGCTTTCGCCGCCAACGTCGCCGGACATGTCGTCGTCCAGATGGGAACGGTGTCGCCGGACTATTCGCGCGCGCTGGAAGCCGATATCCGCGCCGCTTGCGGCGCCTATGTCGAAGCGCCGGTCTCCGGCTCGCGCGGACCTGCGCAAGCCGGCGAACTCGTCGCCATGCTGGCCGGCGATCCGGCCGCCGTCGCGCAAGTGCGGCCGCTGCTGGCGCCGATGTGCCGCGAGACGGTGCTGTGCGGCGCGGCGCCCAATGCGCTGACCATGAAGCTCGCGGTCAATCTCTATCTCCTGACGATGGTCGCAGGCCTCGCCGAGGCGGTGCATTTCGCGGAAGCGCACGGCCTCGACATGGCGCGCTTCCTGGCCGTGCTCGACGCCGGACCGATGGCGAGCGCGGTGTCGCGCGCCAAGGGCGCCAAGCTCGCGGCCCGCGATTTCGCGGTGCAGGCGGCGGCGCGCGATGTCCTCAAGAACAGCCGGCTGGTCGCCGCGGCGGGGCGCGCCGCCGGCATCGCCACGCCGCTGCTCGATGCCGCCGATGCGCTCTACGGCGAAACCGTGGCGCTGGGCCTGGGCGAGGCCGACATGGCGGCGGTCATCCGCGCCATCGAGGCACGGAGCGGAACCGGTCAGCCGCGTTTCACCACGGCCGGCTTGGCGTAGAACGCGTTGCGCAGGAAGGCCTGCATCGGCCGCTCGAAGAAATGGTACGACAGCGTGCCCAAGCCGATCAGCACGGCATAGAACGCCGCCAGCACCCAGCCTTGCATGAAGAATTGCGGCTCGAGATCGTAGCGGTTCGCGAGCAGCGCCAGCGCGAGCTGCATGGGAAAATGGATCAGATAGGTCGCGTAGCTGATGTCGCCGAGGAAGCCGAGCCAGGGCCGCCGCTGCCCGCGCTCGCGCATCGCCAGCGACAGCACGGTCAGCGGACCCAGCAAAAGATCGAACACCAGCAGGAATTTCACATTGCCCTCGCCGCCGGCGAGCAGCGGGCTGCCGAGATAGAGCAGCGCGAACAGCGTCGCCCAGCCGGCGACGGCCGCCGCGGTCAGGCCGCGCGAGATTGCCCGCGCCCGCGGGTGTCCGCGCAAGCTCCGCCAGCAGGAAACCATGACGCCGCCCATGAAGAATCCCATGATGCCGCGCGCGATATGTTCGTCGACCCAAAGCACGACGCCGCCGGCGAGCGCGATCATCAGGCAGTGCAGGCCCCGCGGCAGGCCGGCGCGGCAGGCGAGGAAGAACAGCAGGTACAGCAGAACCTCGATCGAGACCGACCAGCTCGGCCCGTCGAAACTCTGGGCGCTGAGCGGCCACCAGTTCTGCGCCAGGAAAAGCTGCGCCGCGAAATGCGGTGCGTCGTTCGCCTGATAGACGAAGAACTGTCCGTTCTGCTGCCAGAACGCATATTGCATCGCCGCCACGAGGATCAGGAGCACGAAGTGCAGCGGATAGAGCCGCGAGAAGCGCAGCAGCGCGAAGCGCCAGGCGCCGACCCGGCGCTCGCGGATCGCCTCGCCGTAGAGCCAGAAGAACACGAAACCGGAGAGCACGAAGAACAGGTCGACCGCCGCCCAGCCCTGGAGGTAGAGCGGCTTGAACAGCCAGAACAGGGGCTGCTGGTCCCGGCTCCAGCCTTCCATCCAGTCGCCGTCGATGGCGAAGAAATGCTGCCAGTGCCAGAACACGATCGACAGCGCGGCGATGCCGCGCAACGCGTCCAGCGAGGTCAGCCGCCGAGGTTCCATGTGCCGTCTTACCCTTCGGCGTGACGGATATCGAAATGAATTCGCAGCGACATTGATCCGGCGCAGGCCGTCGCAGGCCTGTCGCAATTCGGCCGTGTCACACCCATATTTAACCTCGAGAAGCGTTGAATTGACGCCCTATCGGCGCTACCACGCGTCCCCACGGTTCATGCCCCAACGGAAAAGCGGCCGGACCCAAGAAGTCCTGCCCTAACATCCTGAAATGACAGACCAATCCTCGCCCACCCGCCTCGCCCGCAGCTCCAATGACCTGCTCGAGGCGACCTCCTTCCTGTCCGGCACCAATGCCGCTTTCGTCGAATCCCTGTATGGGCAGTATCTTGAGAACCCCGACGCGGTCGACCCCAGCTGGCGTGCCTATTTTTCGGGCCTCGGCCAGACCGCGCTCGACCCGGCCCAGCTCGGCCGCGGCCCGGAATGGCGGCGCGACCAGAAACCCCGATTGGAGAATGGCGATCTCGTCGGCGCCCTGACCGGCCAATGGCCGGCCCGCAAGGGCGTCGCGAGCGAGGCCGACCTGCACAAGGCGGCGCAGGATTCGATCCGCGCCATCCAGCTGGTGCGCGCCTATCGCGTCATCGGCCATCTCGAGGCCGATCTCGACCCCCTGAACATCACGCCCAGGCAGCCGCATCCCCAGCTCGATCCCAATTTCTACGGCTTCCACACCGAAGACCTCGACCGCCCGATCTTCCTCGACGGCGTCATGGGCTTGTCGACCAGCACGCCGCGCCAGGTGACCGACATCCTCAAGCGCACCTATTGCGGCCGCATCGGCTACGAGTTCATGCACATCAACGACGCCGAGCAGAAGGACTGGCTGCAGCGCCGCATCGAAGGGCCGGACAAGGAGATCGTGTTCTCGCCCGAAGGCAAGAAGGCGATCCTGAACAAGCTGGTCGAGGCCGAAGGCTTCGAGAAATTCGCCTCGCTGCGCTTCCTCGGCACCAAGCGCTTCGGGCTCGACGGCGGCGAAGCCATGATTCCGGCGTTGGAGCAGATCATCAAGCGCGGCGGCCAGCTCGGCGTGAAGGAGATCGTCATCGGCATGGCCCATCGCGGCCGGCTGAACGTGCTCGCCAACGTGATGAGCAAGCCCTATCGCCAGCTGTTCCACGAATTCTCCGGCGGCAGCGCGAACCCGGAAGAGGTCCAGGGTTCGGGCGACGTGAAATACCATCTCGGCGCCTCGTCCGACCGCCAGTTCGACAACCACAACGTCCATCTCTCACTGACCGCCAACCCGTCGCATCTGGAGGCGTCCGATCCCGTCGTGCTGGGCAAGGCGCGCGCCAAGCAGCAGCAGCGCGACGACACGGCCGAGCGCACCAGCGTCCTGCCGCTCCTCCTGCACGGCGACGCGGCCTTTGCCGGCCAGGGCGTGGTCGCGGAATGCTTCGCGATGAGCGGGACCAAGGGCTTCCGCATCGGCGGCACCATCCA from Rhizomicrobium sp. carries:
- a CDS encoding NAD(P)-dependent oxidoreductase; this encodes METDSSLGFAGLGVMGEAMARNLLRMHPDLVVWNRSADKAEALRAAGAQVAASPADFFRRTRIAILMLADGAAIDAVLARATPAFAANVAGHVVVQMGTVSPDYSRALEADIRAACGAYVEAPVSGSRGPAQAGELVAMLAGDPAAVAQVRPLLAPMCRETVLCGAAPNALTMKLAVNLYLLTMVAGLAEAVHFAEAHGLDMARFLAVLDAGPMASAVSRAKGAKLAARDFAVQAAARDVLKNSRLVAAAGRAAGIATPLLDAADALYGETVALGLGEADMAAVIRAIEARSGTGQPRFTTAGLA
- a CDS encoding acyltransferase, which gives rise to MEPRRLTSLDALRGIAALSIVFWHWQHFFAIDGDWMEGWSRDQQPLFWLFKPLYLQGWAAVDLFFVLSGFVFFWLYGEAIRERRVGAWRFALLRFSRLYPLHFVLLILVAAMQYAFWQQNGQFFVYQANDAPHFAAQLFLAQNWWPLSAQSFDGPSWSVSIEVLLYLLFFLACRAGLPRGLHCLMIALAGGVVLWVDEHIARGIMGFFMGGVMVSCWRSLRGHPRARAISRGLTAAAVAGWATLFALLYLGSPLLAGGEGNVKFLLVFDLLLGPLTVLSLAMRERGQRRPWLGFLGDISYATYLIHFPMQLALALLANRYDLEPQFFMQGWVLAAFYAVLIGLGTLSYHFFERPMQAFLRNAFYAKPAVVKRG